The following are encoded in a window of Fluviibacter phosphoraccumulans genomic DNA:
- the virB10 gene encoding type IV secretion system protein VirB10, with translation MMSEAQYTPDPLPDAQVTEGRGGPAIQERPFWSKVMAGKESWLPATLVGVILAVVTVIAFFFLRDARFSEGGPRRFDNKAVTYTNLKASRELGAAGDGGQAPLPPIAKLPDPVNPPMPVGPVSVHPVTPAPAGAAPRNRFDAPLLPNEGTGKDGQGGYGGGSATMVQPATTGTPAAQQGSNAGTFDGNLKSAPTPRAQAGLIGNRNLLLAKGTLLDCVLNTAINSTIPGMVSCTLTRNVYSDNGKVLLLERGSTVTGEFGGRVRTGQTRIYVLWNRIKTPKGVVVNLDSPGSDALGRSGVDGEVDKHWGERIGNAFLLSLIQDAIGYAATRGNNQNGSSQMYFQNTQQTGDNMANTILKDSLQIPPTITKKQGERVAIFVARDLDFSAVYDLMPQVPVQQTNTPQP, from the coding sequence ATGATGAGTGAAGCGCAATACACACCGGATCCGTTGCCGGACGCCCAGGTGACTGAAGGGCGGGGTGGCCCGGCAATCCAGGAGCGTCCCTTCTGGTCGAAAGTCATGGCGGGAAAAGAGAGCTGGCTTCCGGCCACCCTGGTCGGGGTCATCCTCGCCGTGGTGACGGTGATCGCATTCTTCTTCCTGCGCGATGCCCGCTTCTCGGAGGGTGGGCCCAGACGCTTTGACAACAAGGCGGTAACTTATACTAATCTCAAGGCGTCACGTGAGCTCGGTGCGGCTGGCGATGGTGGGCAAGCTCCGTTGCCGCCGATCGCCAAACTACCTGACCCGGTTAATCCGCCGATGCCTGTTGGTCCTGTATCAGTGCATCCTGTCACGCCAGCACCTGCCGGTGCCGCGCCCAGAAATCGCTTCGATGCGCCATTGCTGCCGAATGAAGGTACCGGTAAAGATGGGCAGGGCGGTTATGGCGGTGGTTCAGCGACCATGGTACAGCCTGCTACAACGGGCACCCCGGCGGCTCAGCAGGGATCAAACGCCGGTACATTCGACGGAAATCTCAAGTCGGCTCCGACACCCAGGGCTCAGGCAGGCCTGATCGGCAATCGTAACCTGCTCCTGGCCAAGGGCACGCTGCTCGATTGTGTCCTTAATACCGCTATCAACTCAACAATACCCGGCATGGTCTCCTGCACGTTGACGCGGAATGTCTACAGCGACAACGGCAAGGTCCTGCTGCTCGAACGCGGATCGACCGTGACCGGTGAATTCGGGGGGCGGGTTAGAACAGGCCAGACTCGGATCTACGTGCTCTGGAACCGGATCAAGACACCGAAAGGCGTAGTGGTGAATCTCGATTCGCCAGGATCTGATGCGCTGGGGCGGTCCGGTGTCGATGGTGAGGTGGATAAACACTGGGGTGAACGGATCGGGAATGCCTTCCTGCTCTCGCTCATCCAGGATGCCATCGGTTATGCCGCCACACGGGGCAATAACCAGAACGGTAGCTCGCAGATGTATTTCCAGAATACGCAGCAGACCGGTGACAACATGGCCAACACGATCCTCAAGGACTCACTCCAGATCCCACCGACGATTACCAAGAAGCAGGGTGAACGCGTGGCCATCTTTGTGGCACGGGATCTCGACTTTTCGGCTGTCTATGACCTGATGCCGCAGGTCCCTGTTCAACAGACCAACACACCACAACCATGA
- a CDS encoding type 1 glutamine amidotransferase, whose amino-acid sequence MRIHFIIHESFEAPGAYELWAQSRGHNISYSRVYEGEQLPKSPAGIDFLIVMGGPQSPATTVDECPHFDAAAEKALISQCIGTGCAVLGVCLGSQLIGEALGAKFEHSPEKEIGKFPIRLSQEGLGNDKFSHFGDSLEVGHWHNDMPGLTPEAKIIAYSEGCPRQIIEYSKLVYGFQCHMEFNREVIELLIASSDPSLDTLAHHKFVQQPDALRANDYSDMNEKLFVFLDKLSEAYKSA is encoded by the coding sequence ATGCGAATCCACTTCATTATTCATGAATCATTTGAAGCGCCAGGCGCTTATGAGCTATGGGCACAGAGTCGTGGCCACAACATCTCTTATTCCCGTGTTTATGAAGGCGAGCAATTGCCCAAATCTCCGGCAGGGATAGATTTTTTGATCGTGATGGGTGGACCACAATCACCTGCAACAACGGTAGACGAATGCCCACATTTTGATGCGGCAGCTGAGAAAGCATTGATTTCTCAATGCATTGGTACAGGGTGTGCTGTGCTGGGTGTCTGCCTCGGTTCACAACTGATTGGCGAAGCGCTTGGCGCAAAATTTGAACATAGCCCTGAAAAGGAAATCGGGAAGTTTCCGATCCGCCTTTCGCAGGAGGGTCTTGGTAACGATAAGTTTTCCCATTTTGGTGACAGCTTAGAGGTTGGTCATTGGCACAACGACATGCCTGGATTGACACCTGAAGCCAAAATCATCGCTTATAGCGAGGGGTGCCCTCGGCAAATTATCGAGTACAGCAAATTAGTCTATGGCTTTCAGTGCCACATGGAGTTCAATAGGGAAGTCATTGAGCTGCTCATCGCTAGCTCTGACCCTTCGCTTGATACGCTTGCCCACCATAAGTTTGTTCAGCAACCGGATGCGTTGAGAGCAAATGACTATTCAGATATGAACGAAAAGTTATTCGTTTTCTTGGATAAGCTCTCAGAGGCGTACAAGTCAGCCTAA
- the virB11 gene encoding P-type DNA transfer ATPase VirB11 — MIGAMELIENTLRGDEALREFVKPLMALLYRPETTELIINEPGVVFAESDCGWERHEFPQLDMDHLMQMAKAIATHSKQEISAQHPILSAMLPTQERVQIVMPPAVPVGTISFSVRRPSARIQTLAEYESQKVFEETLWHLPEAEVEGVDKMTVPGSDQKLLKLLRARRFADFLTAAVANRLNICVVGDTGSGKTTLMKTLCQSIPGYERIITIEDVRELFMPNHDNQVNLLYSKGGQGQAKVTPADLIASCMRMKPDRVLLAELRGSESYDFLKLLTTGHSGSITSFHAESCSRAIARFALMAKEHPEAAAYDDVALKRLLFMTMDVIAHLKAEPIFDGDGQQIGKRRVMTEIYFDPYKRLELAYAT; from the coding sequence ATGATCGGTGCAATGGAACTGATCGAGAACACCTTGCGCGGTGATGAGGCACTCCGTGAATTCGTTAAGCCGCTGATGGCTCTGCTTTACCGGCCTGAGACCACGGAACTCATCATCAATGAACCCGGTGTTGTGTTTGCAGAGTCAGATTGCGGTTGGGAGCGCCACGAGTTTCCACAGCTGGATATGGACCATCTTATGCAGATGGCGAAAGCCATTGCCACCCATAGCAAGCAGGAGATCTCGGCGCAGCACCCGATCCTCTCAGCCATGCTGCCAACGCAGGAGCGGGTGCAGATCGTTATGCCTCCAGCTGTCCCGGTCGGGACGATCTCTTTTTCTGTACGCCGTCCCTCGGCGCGTATCCAAACCCTGGCTGAATACGAGAGCCAGAAGGTGTTCGAGGAGACCCTGTGGCACCTGCCGGAGGCGGAGGTGGAAGGGGTCGACAAGATGACCGTCCCTGGCTCGGATCAGAAGTTACTGAAGTTACTCCGAGCACGACGCTTTGCAGATTTTCTGACGGCAGCCGTGGCGAACCGCCTGAATATCTGCGTGGTCGGCGATACCGGTTCCGGCAAAACAACCCTTATGAAAACCCTCTGCCAGTCGATTCCCGGCTATGAGCGGATCATCACTATCGAAGACGTGCGGGAACTATTCATGCCCAATCACGACAATCAGGTTAACCTGCTGTATTCGAAAGGGGGGCAGGGGCAGGCCAAGGTGACCCCGGCTGATCTGATCGCTAGTTGTATGCGGATGAAGCCGGATCGAGTGCTGCTGGCGGAACTACGCGGCAGCGAGAGTTATGACTTCCTCAAGCTTCTGACCACGGGACATAGCGGATCCATCACCAGCTTTCATGCCGAAAGCTGTAGCCGTGCCATTGCCCGATTCGCTCTGATGGCCAAGGAGCATCCTGAGGCAGCCGCCTATGACGATGTGGCGCTTAAACGGCTGCTCTTCATGACCATGGATGTCATTGCCCACCTCAAGGCAGAGCCGATCTTCGATGGAGATGGTCAGCAGATCGGCAAGCGGCGGGTCATGACGGAAATCTACTTCGACCCCTATAAACGGCTGGAATTGGCCTACGCGACCTAA
- a CDS encoding DUF3079 domain-containing protein, producing MAKKIPLHPKHPERICWGCDKYCSVDDLRCGNGSDRTQHPIELLGDDWYEHGDWGIEDSTSTDASKKS from the coding sequence ATGGCCAAAAAAATTCCCCTGCACCCAAAGCATCCAGAACGCATTTGCTGGGGCTGCGACAAATACTGCTCAGTTGACGACCTGCGATGTGGAAACGGTTCAGATCGGACTCAACATCCTATTGAGTTGCTGGGGGACGACTGGTACGAACATGGCGACTGGGGTATTGAGGATTCAACAAGTACCGACGCATCGAAAAAGAGCTAA
- a CDS encoding tyrosine-type recombinase/integrase: METINKREAWNKGKLVGQKPPLKPKDIWAIRIYLQNSHAVRDLAMFNLAIDSKLRGCDLVSLRVRDITHGNQVLSRAMVIQRKTQRPVQFELTEPTRSAVSAWLEKSRLRSDQFLFPSRVAKSPHVSTRQYARIVHHWAESAGLDSSAYGTHSMRRTKATLIYKRTKNLRAVQLLLGHSKLESTVRYLGIEVDDALEISEQTEI, from the coding sequence ATGGAAACCATCAACAAACGCGAAGCCTGGAACAAGGGGAAGCTCGTCGGCCAGAAGCCACCGCTCAAGCCCAAAGACATTTGGGCCATCCGCATCTACCTCCAGAATTCCCATGCGGTCCGTGACCTCGCCATGTTCAATCTGGCCATCGACAGCAAGCTTCGGGGCTGCGATCTCGTCAGCCTGCGGGTGCGCGACATCACCCACGGGAACCAGGTGCTATCCCGCGCCATGGTGATCCAGAGGAAAACGCAGCGGCCAGTGCAGTTCGAATTAACCGAACCGACGAGGTCAGCAGTGTCAGCCTGGCTGGAAAAATCTCGCCTGCGAAGCGATCAGTTCCTGTTCCCGAGCAGGGTTGCGAAGTCACCCCATGTCTCAACGCGCCAATATGCACGGATCGTGCACCACTGGGCCGAATCTGCCGGCCTTGACTCGTCGGCCTATGGAACGCATTCCATGCGGAGAACGAAGGCAACCCTGATCTACAAGCGGACGAAGAACCTGCGTGCAGTTCAACTATTGCTTGGCCATTCCAAACTGGAAAGTACGGTCCGATACCTCGGCATCGAGGTGGATGACGCGCTGGAAATTTCGGAACAGACTGAAATCTAG
- a CDS encoding BrnT family toxin: MAYIADMEFEWDEAKSDACFKERGFDFAYVLKAFFDPERFVRKDHRWDYGEDRFQLMGTVEDRLFVVIYTVRKSAVRIISARKANSREVAQYENSARES, translated from the coding sequence ATGGCCTACATTGCCGACATGGAATTTGAATGGGATGAAGCCAAAAGCGACGCTTGCTTTAAGGAGCGAGGGTTTGATTTTGCTTATGTTCTGAAAGCATTCTTTGACCCTGAACGTTTCGTTCGTAAGGATCATCGCTGGGACTATGGAGAAGATCGGTTTCAGTTGATGGGGACGGTTGAAGATCGTCTGTTTGTTGTGATTTATACGGTCAGAAAAAGTGCGGTTCGCATTATTTCTGCGAGAAAAGCTAATTCGAGAGAGGTGGCCCAATATGAAAACAGTGCGCGTGAAAGTTGA
- the virB5 gene encoding P-type DNA transfer protein VirB5, with translation MKRTGFVALVAVALLIQSPVGAQGIPVIDAANLEQALQNIAAWQRQLQAMQQQYDQQVAQFKALTGARGFGDVLNNPLLQKYLPLNWQQVYQGVRSGNMSDVAAAARQQNLIYDCLAQAGQSQQLCRAQLGATYQVRDIFQKAYDTAVAQFDRIAQLQSQIGKTDDPKGIAELQARIGTEQSVLQNAMLQAQLGQQLAEAENKLILQQRAEIAHKAYSAGGALDTQPMNYQR, from the coding sequence ATGAAACGCACTGGTTTCGTTGCTTTGGTCGCTGTGGCGTTACTCATCCAGTCGCCCGTCGGGGCACAGGGGATTCCGGTCATTGATGCAGCCAATCTGGAGCAGGCGTTACAGAACATTGCTGCCTGGCAACGTCAGCTTCAGGCCATGCAACAGCAGTACGACCAGCAGGTGGCCCAGTTCAAGGCGCTGACCGGCGCGCGCGGATTCGGGGATGTGCTCAATAACCCACTCCTGCAGAAGTACCTGCCGCTTAACTGGCAGCAGGTCTATCAGGGGGTACGGTCCGGCAATATGTCTGATGTGGCCGCAGCCGCAAGGCAGCAGAACCTGATCTATGACTGTCTCGCCCAAGCGGGTCAATCACAACAGCTCTGTCGGGCGCAGTTGGGAGCCACCTATCAGGTACGTGACATCTTCCAGAAAGCCTACGACACCGCCGTTGCCCAGTTTGACCGGATAGCGCAATTGCAGAGCCAGATCGGTAAAACGGACGATCCCAAAGGGATTGCCGAACTTCAGGCGCGGATCGGGACGGAGCAGTCCGTACTGCAGAACGCCATGCTTCAGGCTCAGCTTGGCCAGCAACTGGCCGAAGCAGAAAACAAACTGATCCTCCAGCAGCGTGCTGAAATTGCCCATAAGGCCTACAGCGCTGGTGGGGCGCTGGATACCCAACCCATGAACTACCAGCGCTAG
- a CDS encoding helix-turn-helix domain-containing protein, whose product MKTVRVKVDLKDLSTLPKGRVDRKRLEATLEKDIQLQKNADDAAALLDAAKFAKRVRVRLGLTQLEFSTRIEVPLDTVRNWEQGKRRPTGAAKALLKILDKSPESALLVLS is encoded by the coding sequence ATGAAAACAGTGCGCGTGAAAGTTGACTTGAAGGATCTGTCGACTTTGCCGAAGGGGCGCGTTGATCGTAAGCGACTTGAGGCAACCTTAGAAAAAGACATTCAGCTGCAGAAGAATGCCGATGATGCGGCGGCGCTATTGGACGCGGCAAAGTTTGCCAAGCGTGTACGTGTGCGTTTAGGTTTGACACAGCTGGAGTTCTCGACGCGTATTGAAGTTCCTCTGGATACGGTTCGGAATTGGGAACAGGGTAAACGCCGCCCCACGGGTGCGGCGAAGGCGTTGCTCAAGATTCTGGACAAATCCCCTGAGTCGGCATTGCTTGTATTGAGCTAA
- a CDS encoding RrF2 family transcriptional regulator, with translation MYLGAQPDRLVTIPEIAAGHGISESHLMKVVHHLGRCGLIETVRGKGGGLRLASAPQDIVLGDVIRNTESDFTLVECFGTNATCRIQGACQLNTILREALNAMFLALDGYTLADLLMNPQGLIPASSYPETESQTTA, from the coding sequence ATGTATCTGGGCGCGCAACCAGACCGTCTTGTGACGATCCCCGAAATCGCTGCAGGGCATGGAATTTCTGAAAGCCACTTGATGAAAGTCGTGCATCATCTTGGCCGGTGCGGTTTGATCGAGACAGTTCGGGGCAAAGGCGGCGGCTTGCGCTTGGCAAGTGCACCGCAAGACATTGTGCTCGGTGATGTAATCCGCAATACCGAAAGTGATTTCACGCTCGTTGAATGCTTTGGCACCAATGCAACCTGCCGCATTCAGGGGGCATGCCAATTAAATACCATACTCAGAGAAGCTTTAAATGCGATGTTTTTGGCACTGGATGGTTACACGCTTGCCGATCTATTGATGAATCCTCAAGGACTCATTCCGGCGAGTTCTTACCCAGAAACAGAAAGCCAGACAACAGCCTGA
- a CDS encoding PAS domain S-box protein produces MSIEISERLLDDLPDALVVSDLRGVIQVWNRRAEVIFGLSKDRALGSSLDIIIPEHLRNAHWVGFHRAIEAGAVKHGDSAVRTKAMLGDGSTALMDISFSLAHNEGGELIGVIALARLTS; encoded by the coding sequence ATGTCGATTGAAATTAGTGAGCGTCTGTTGGACGACCTACCCGATGCACTGGTGGTGTCAGATCTTCGAGGTGTGATTCAGGTCTGGAACCGTCGTGCCGAGGTGATATTTGGTTTATCTAAAGATAGAGCGTTGGGGAGTAGTCTAGACATCATCATTCCTGAACATCTCAGGAATGCCCATTGGGTAGGGTTTCATCGTGCCATTGAGGCAGGCGCTGTCAAACATGGAGACAGCGCTGTGCGTACCAAAGCTATGCTCGGAGACGGATCGACAGCTTTGATGGATATAAGTTTTTCCTTAGCGCATAACGAGGGCGGTGAATTGATTGGCGTCATCGCCCTGGCTAGGCTTACTTCTTGA
- a CDS encoding type IV secretion system protein codes for MGIQFNGFSAIGQSFESAVSIVNSVSSSVASLITPVLLTIVAIWIIAYGLATMRGEVQQPIMQMVGRYYRLGLFMACGLSMGVFQGQIVPAVMDLQTGLAAAAGKSMNSMSGMCSGSAANPYAILDCYGSAALALVGAYFNQAVADGTALAIGAALVDAACGLVILIGVTLYGVIMALEFIEARLMLFLTLALGPIFIVCGAFPRTEAYFGNWLSKLANLIIHNTLIIAYVAMSMRIFMNNFQPVIGTVMNSSGTVTGITDLLGPSGISPTTLALQVLLETFVLGLLGLKIPHLASALTSGGYGGSGAVGFLTGMAAQAMRTRLPRSSPVSGGQIRQG; via the coding sequence ATGGGTATCCAGTTCAACGGCTTCTCGGCAATCGGCCAATCCTTCGAATCTGCCGTCAGCATCGTCAATTCGGTGTCGAGCAGTGTCGCCTCGCTGATTACCCCGGTCCTGCTGACCATTGTTGCCATCTGGATCATTGCCTATGGTCTGGCCACCATGCGCGGGGAAGTGCAGCAGCCGATCATGCAGATGGTGGGGCGATATTATCGGTTAGGGCTCTTCATGGCCTGCGGATTATCGATGGGAGTTTTCCAGGGGCAGATCGTGCCAGCCGTTATGGATCTGCAGACCGGTCTGGCGGCTGCCGCAGGGAAGAGCATGAATTCAATGAGTGGCATGTGCTCCGGTAGTGCGGCGAATCCTTATGCCATTCTTGATTGTTACGGGTCTGCTGCACTGGCCCTGGTCGGTGCGTATTTCAATCAGGCCGTAGCTGATGGCACAGCACTGGCAATTGGCGCGGCACTTGTCGATGCAGCCTGTGGTCTGGTCATCCTGATCGGTGTCACTCTGTACGGCGTCATCATGGCACTTGAATTCATTGAAGCGCGTCTGATGCTCTTCCTGACGCTGGCGCTTGGGCCGATCTTTATCGTTTGTGGGGCATTCCCCCGGACGGAAGCCTATTTCGGGAACTGGCTCTCTAAGCTCGCGAATCTGATCATTCACAACACTCTGATCATCGCCTATGTCGCCATGTCGATGAGGATCTTCATGAACAATTTCCAGCCGGTGATTGGAACCGTCATGAATTCCTCCGGCACCGTGACGGGCATTACCGATCTGCTGGGGCCGTCTGGGATTTCCCCAACCACTTTGGCGTTGCAGGTCCTGCTCGAAACTTTCGTGCTTGGTTTGCTCGGTCTGAAGATCCCGCATCTGGCATCCGCGCTGACCAGTGGCGGATATGGCGGATCCGGTGCGGTGGGTTTCCTCACTGGCATGGCGGCGCAGGCCATGCGGACCCGGCTGCCCCGGTCTTCACCCGTGAGCGGTGGGCAGATCCGTCAGGGGTAA
- a CDS encoding helix-turn-helix domain-containing protein, which produces MRIVEKSSGNVYKDLGLPDAGEMQLKGTLAAKIGEIIKHRHLTQVEASEILGIAQPKLFCILRGQFRGISEAKMLGYLNKLGRDVDIVIRKPARSRAAGLTRVVFA; this is translated from the coding sequence ATGAGAATTGTTGAGAAAAGCAGCGGTAACGTTTACAAAGATCTGGGATTGCCCGATGCCGGCGAGATGCAGCTCAAGGGGACTCTTGCCGCAAAAATTGGCGAGATCATCAAACATCGCCATCTGACGCAAGTCGAAGCCTCGGAAATCCTTGGCATTGCCCAACCCAAACTGTTCTGCATTTTACGTGGCCAATTTCGTGGCATTAGTGAAGCTAAAATGCTTGGATACCTTAATAAGCTTGGGCGTGATGTTGATATTGTTATCCGTAAGCCTGCACGCTCGAGAGCGGCTGGACTCACCCGTGTGGTGTTTGCGTAA
- a CDS encoding virB8 family protein has translation MLRIPKGWFKSRSHSGTVPETKPEAVNGSGHKPGIYEEAVTWENSRQEALEKSEARAWSVVRWTSVLAVLAMAALVILAPFYKIVPLTFEVDKLTGQAQLVDLTGPMPMTSTEAMDKHWVADYVRTRERFVWTLLQLDYDHTMNLSDERVAREYRAEYEGPNARDKRLGPGTDERVRILGVTLPPNEPGKAVVRFERTTRRDGTDVDVGIYVATLSYVYQPPALFSKERNVVDNPLGFKVTGFVVDQELKSKAPVNKDGQLDSPAPTLPVLPAQPGA, from the coding sequence ATGTTGCGTATACCCAAGGGCTGGTTCAAAAGCCGGTCACATTCCGGCACGGTGCCGGAGACAAAGCCAGAGGCAGTTAATGGTTCAGGCCATAAGCCCGGCATATATGAAGAAGCCGTCACCTGGGAGAACTCCCGTCAGGAGGCGCTGGAGAAGTCAGAGGCGCGTGCATGGTCGGTGGTGCGCTGGACCAGTGTGCTTGCTGTTCTGGCGATGGCTGCGCTAGTGATACTCGCGCCGTTCTACAAGATCGTGCCGCTCACCTTCGAGGTCGACAAGCTGACAGGCCAGGCCCAGCTGGTGGACCTCACCGGACCCATGCCCATGACCTCGACCGAGGCGATGGATAAGCACTGGGTTGCCGACTACGTGCGGACACGGGAACGCTTCGTCTGGACGTTATTGCAGCTGGATTACGACCATACAATGAATCTATCGGATGAGCGTGTTGCACGCGAATACCGTGCGGAATACGAAGGCCCCAATGCCAGAGACAAACGGCTTGGACCGGGAACGGATGAACGGGTCCGTATTCTGGGGGTTACGCTGCCGCCGAATGAACCGGGTAAAGCGGTGGTGCGCTTCGAGCGGACAACTCGTCGAGATGGCACGGATGTGGATGTCGGCATCTATGTAGCGACTCTGTCTTACGTCTATCAGCCACCCGCTCTGTTTTCCAAGGAGCGCAATGTGGTCGACAATCCACTGGGCTTCAAGGTAACAGGCTTTGTGGTGGATCAGGAACTGAAGAGCAAAGCGCCGGTGAACAAGGATGGACAGCTTGATTCCCCGGCACCAACCTTACCCGTGCTGCCTGCGCAGCCCGGTGCCTGA
- a CDS encoding TrbG/VirB9 family P-type conjugative transfer protein, with product MSPIRQIFIAIIASLSLVSGFVSAAPLKFQRIMVLDYDEDAQDKSIPILTKRGFVTQIDFGRGESIESLGATSQAAALTGDADGWIVVGRKGDRHLYLKPKSEAYPSNLLVVTNRYNYAFELRILPDESRSDGVWRLSFRYPNDGLSNAEVRANQVAYALGSPTEKRNLKYRIDLIRGNGDILPKKAWDDGRFTYIAMGNNREIPAAFKVDGNDGESTVNLHTEGQLLVIHEVARRFLLRLDKQEVGIWNEAFDPDGMANTTGTASSAVVREVVQPETTALPMGGR from the coding sequence ATGAGTCCGATACGTCAGATATTCATCGCCATCATTGCGTCACTGAGTCTGGTTTCAGGGTTCGTCAGTGCCGCACCGCTTAAATTCCAGCGGATCATGGTGCTCGATTACGACGAGGATGCTCAGGATAAATCGATTCCGATTCTGACCAAGCGGGGATTCGTCACACAGATCGACTTCGGAAGGGGGGAATCTATCGAATCACTTGGTGCCACCAGCCAGGCTGCCGCACTGACCGGCGATGCCGATGGCTGGATTGTGGTGGGGCGCAAAGGGGACCGCCATCTCTATCTGAAACCCAAGTCAGAGGCATATCCTAGCAACCTGCTGGTGGTTACTAACCGCTACAACTACGCGTTCGAACTGCGCATCCTGCCCGATGAGTCACGCTCAGACGGCGTATGGCGGCTTAGTTTCAGGTATCCCAATGACGGATTAAGCAATGCCGAAGTCCGTGCAAATCAGGTGGCCTATGCGCTTGGGTCGCCTACGGAAAAGCGCAATCTGAAATACCGTATCGACCTGATCCGGGGTAACGGTGACATTCTGCCGAAGAAGGCCTGGGATGACGGCCGGTTTACCTATATCGCCATGGGTAACAACCGTGAGATTCCGGCCGCATTCAAGGTCGATGGTAACGATGGTGAAAGTACCGTCAACCTCCATACCGAAGGCCAATTGTTGGTGATTCATGAAGTCGCCCGACGATTCCTGCTGCGGCTGGATAAACAGGAAGTCGGCATCTGGAACGAGGCCTTTGATCCGGACGGTATGGCGAACACCACCGGAACCGCATCATCAGCGGTTGTTCGGGAAGTCGTTCAGCCGGAAACCACGGCACTGCCGATGGGAGGTCGATGA